One window from the genome of Sulfodiicoccus acidiphilus encodes:
- a CDS encoding ornithine cyclodeaminase family protein translates to MLGEVPIYQFADIDKTVNFKEFIYFLREYILSLDESSVKIPPRTVISLPNDAVWLVMPVTDLKNDVFVTKIVNEYKHNPERGLPKSAGLTLVSRASNGQLLCLLDSNYVTGLRTAALAALSLELRPDKVWRKVGMIGSGLEASFLARAVLSLTSPEEVRVFSRNPENVRNFVERMGKYGYTVSAAPSPDNAVKDADLVVLATDSKQPVISANWLRSDAHVISIDTLPDRRELDPETLRRASMIVVDDLDEVMSAAGDVIHAVESGLIGKERIVPLKEVLRERKRVTGSLTVYKSVGFALLDCAASLYIHQRLSS, encoded by the coding sequence GTGTTAGGTGAAGTTCCTATCTACCAATTTGCGGACATCGACAAAACAGTTAATTTTAAAGAATTTATATATTTCCTAAGAGAATACATTCTATCCCTAGACGAATCTAGCGTCAAAATCCCACCGCGGACAGTGATCTCTCTCCCCAACGACGCGGTGTGGCTAGTGATGCCAGTAACCGATCTGAAAAACGATGTGTTCGTTACTAAAATTGTCAATGAATACAAACATAATCCTGAACGTGGACTTCCGAAATCAGCTGGCTTGACTCTCGTATCAAGGGCCTCAAACGGACAGCTGCTCTGTCTATTGGACTCAAACTACGTAACTGGGCTTAGGACAGCTGCCTTAGCAGCCCTCTCCCTAGAGCTAAGGCCAGATAAGGTTTGGAGGAAGGTCGGAATGATAGGCTCGGGACTTGAAGCCTCTTTCTTGGCCAGGGCCGTCCTCTCCCTAACCAGCCCAGAGGAGGTCAGAGTTTTCAGCAGGAACCCAGAAAACGTCAGAAATTTCGTAGAGAGAATGGGTAAATACGGATACACAGTATCTGCCGCCCCCAGTCCAGATAACGCAGTGAAAGACGCCGATCTAGTGGTTCTGGCCACCGACTCAAAACAACCCGTCATATCTGCGAACTGGCTCAGGTCTGACGCTCACGTGATAAGCATCGACACCCTCCCCGACAGGAGGGAACTGGATCCAGAGACGTTGAGGAGGGCGTCTATGATCGTCGTCGACGACTTAGACGAAGTGATGAGTGCTGCGGGAGACGTGATCCACGCAGTCGAGAGCGGCCTTATCGGCAAGGAAAGGATAGTCCCTCTAAAAGAAGTACTAAGAGAAAGGAAAAGAGTAACAGGCTCCTTAACAGTCTACAAGTCGGTCGGTTTCGCTTTGCTAGATTGCGCTGCATCGCTTTATATTCACCAGAGACTGAGCTCCTGA
- a CDS encoding MFS transporter yields MSDVSGETEVLLRMERFKTWPWPFSYLAMVGLAYFFGLMDVLTIGIAAPAIAATFGVSAAPLAALGGTLSLVGYVIGALGFSHISDAYGRRAGLTITLISYSVGSLWTALSPNVINVYASRLLTGVGIGADLAIAAAYLGELSPHGVRGRFQSFGTFLGFVGAGVTPFIGLLIIPAFSWGWRLFFVIGSLGALSLLYIRRVLPESPRWLISKGRVEDASRIVSKAEEFYKKKYGVLPPVEQSASKLAIVKGGKVPTLSLVTDRRYLTRLAILLPVFVLYYIYTYPYLVLTTSFLSAAGYTIASSLLIPGIGGFGFALGAFLSYVFSDYIERKYLISLLLFIQGLAMFAIGIKGPVPEEVGAYFLAAFSNTFLATALYIYAVENFPTRARSTGVAFTDGLGHIGGIFSLPFALSLFLSLGFSPTYYILGAFALVAAAVVLPGILSTRRKLEELTD; encoded by the coding sequence ATGTCAGATGTAAGCGGAGAAACAGAAGTTCTACTCCGTATGGAAAGGTTCAAGACGTGGCCTTGGCCGTTTTCCTACCTAGCCATGGTCGGTCTGGCTTACTTTTTCGGGCTCATGGACGTCTTAACTATAGGGATTGCCGCCCCAGCCATAGCTGCCACTTTCGGCGTGAGCGCAGCGCCCCTAGCGGCGCTAGGTGGTACGCTCAGTCTAGTGGGTTACGTCATTGGCGCACTTGGCTTCTCCCACATAAGCGACGCCTACGGGAGGAGAGCGGGCCTGACGATCACGCTCATTTCCTACTCAGTTGGCTCGCTGTGGACGGCCCTTTCCCCTAACGTTATTAACGTCTATGCGTCTAGGCTCTTAACGGGGGTGGGAATAGGGGCAGACCTGGCTATAGCGGCTGCCTACCTGGGAGAACTCTCCCCACACGGCGTTCGAGGAAGATTTCAGAGTTTCGGAACTTTCCTAGGTTTCGTAGGAGCCGGAGTAACCCCCTTCATAGGCCTCCTCATAATACCCGCCTTCTCTTGGGGGTGGAGACTTTTCTTCGTGATAGGCTCCTTAGGGGCGTTAAGTCTCCTTTACATAAGGAGGGTATTGCCAGAGAGTCCGCGTTGGCTGATTTCTAAAGGCAGAGTGGAGGACGCCAGCCGGATTGTCTCGAAAGCCGAAGAATTCTACAAGAAGAAATATGGTGTTCTCCCACCCGTGGAACAGTCTGCCTCGAAATTGGCTATTGTGAAGGGGGGTAAAGTTCCCACGTTGTCGTTGGTGACCGATAGGAGGTACTTGACGAGGCTTGCCATACTCCTTCCAGTCTTCGTTCTCTACTACATTTACACTTACCCTTACCTAGTCCTTACCACCTCGTTTCTCTCTGCCGCCGGTTACACAATTGCGAGCAGTCTCCTGATTCCTGGAATAGGGGGGTTCGGCTTCGCGCTAGGTGCTTTCCTCTCCTACGTTTTCTCGGATTACATTGAAAGGAAATACCTGATCTCGCTTCTCCTCTTCATTCAGGGATTAGCCATGTTCGCCATAGGGATAAAGGGACCAGTCCCAGAGGAGGTAGGAGCTTACTTCCTCGCGGCGTTCTCTAACACGTTCCTGGCTACGGCCCTTTACATATATGCGGTAGAGAACTTCCCGACCAGAGCGAGAAGCACAGGTGTGGCCTTCACTGACGGGCTTGGGCACATCGGTGGTATATTCTCGCTTCCCTTTGCCCTCTCACTGTTCCTCTCTCTTGGCTTTTCACCGACTTACTACATCCTCGGCGCGTTTGCCTTGGTGGCAGCAGCGGTAGTCCTGCCTGGTATACTGTCTACAAGGAGAAAATTAGAGGAACTCACGGATTAG